The following proteins come from a genomic window of Palaemon carinicauda isolate YSFRI2023 chromosome 12, ASM3689809v2, whole genome shotgun sequence:
- the LOC137650464 gene encoding uncharacterized protein: MKMEYAMEDEISLEVESMNEKLQAADAYKQILQTADAYRQTLHSTYVYWQKLQAADAYRQTLQAADAYKQILQAADAYRQTLHSTYVYWQKLQAADAYKQILQAADAYRQTLHSTYVYWQKLQAADAYRQTLQAADAYKQILQAADAYRQTFHSTYVYWQKLQDADAYRQTLQAADAYKQILQAADAYRQTLHSTYVYWQKLQAADAYRQTLQAAEKLQAADAYRQTLQAADAYKQILQAADAYRQTLHSTYVYWQRLQAADAYKQILQAADAYRQTLHSTYVYWQKLQAADAYRQTLQAADAYKQILQAADAYRQTLHSTYLYWQKLQAADAYRQTLQAADAYKQILQAADAYRQTLHSTYVYWQKLQAADAYRQTLQATEAYKQILQAADAYRLTLHSTIYWQKLQAADAYRQTLPAADAYKQILQAADAYRQTLHSMFIGRSCWLRMLIGRRCRLQMLISRFCRLRMLIGRRCSAKIVVFNTLKI; this comes from the exons atgaaaatggaatatgcaatggaagatgaaatatcattagaagtagaaagtatgaatgag AAGTTGCAGGCTGCAGATGCTTATAAGCAGATTTTGCAGACTGCAGATGCTTATAGGCAGACGTTGCATTCTACATATGTTTATTGGCAGAAGTTGCAGGCTGCAGATGCTTATAGGCAGACGTTGCAGGCTGCAGATGCTTATAAGCAGATTTTGCAGGCTGCAGATGCTTATAGGCAGACGTTGCATTCTACATATGTTTATTGGCAGAAGTTGCAGGCTGCAGATGCTTATAAGCAGATTTTGCAGGCTGCAGATGCTTATAGGCAGACGTTGCATTCTACATATGTTTATTGGCAGAAGTTGCAGGCTGCGGATGCTTATAGGCAGACGTTGCAGGCTGCAGATGCTTATAAGCAGATTTTGCAGGCTGCAGATGCTTATAGGCAGACGTTTCATTCTACATATGTTTATTGGCAGAAGTTGCAGGATGCGGATGCTTATAGGCAGACGTTGCAGGCTGCAGATGCTTATAAGCAGATTTTGCAGGCTGCAGATGCTTATAGGCAGACGTTGCATTCTACATATGTTTATTGGCAGAAGTTGCAGGCTGCGGATGCTTATAGGCAGACGTTGCAGGCTGCAGAG AAGTTGCAGGCTGCAGATGCTTATAGGCAGACGTTGCAGGCTGCAGATGCTTATAAGCAGATTTTGCAGGCTGCAGATGCTTATAGGCAGACGTTGCATTCTACATATGTTTATTGGCAGAGGTTGCAGGCTGCAGATGCTTATAAGCAGATTTTGCAGGCTGCAGATGCTTATAGGCAGACGTTGCATTCTACATATGTTTATTGGCAGAAGTTGCAGGCTGCGGATGCTTATAGGCAGACGTTGCAGGCTGCAGATGCTTATAAGCAGATTTTGCAGGCTGCAGATGCTTATAGGCAGACGTTGCATTCTACATATCTTTATTGGCAGAAGTTGCAGGCTGCGGATGCTTATAGGCAGACGTTGCAGGCTGCAGATGCTTATAAGCAGATTTTGCAGGCTGCAGATGCTTATAGGCAGACGTTGCATTCTACATATGTTTATTGGCAGAAGTTGCAGGCTGCGGATGCTTATAGGCAGACGTTGCAGGCTACAGAGGCTTATAAGCAGATTTTGCAGGCTGCAGATGCTTATAGGCTGACGTTGCATTCTACAATTTATTGGCAGAAGTTGCAGGCTGCGGATGCTTATAGGCAGACGTTGCCGGCTGCAGATGCTTATAAGCAGATTTTGCAGGCGGCAGATGCTTATAGGCAGACGTTGCATTCTATGTTTATTGGTAGAAGTTGCTGGCTGCGGATGCTTATAGGCAGACGTTGCAGGCTGCAGATGCTTATAAGCAGATTTTGCAGGCTGCGGATGCTTATAGGCAGACGTTGCAGTGCCAAAATTGTGGTCTTCAACACATTAAAGATATAA